The Amphiprion ocellaris isolate individual 3 ecotype Okinawa chromosome 6, ASM2253959v1, whole genome shotgun sequence genome contains a region encoding:
- the nsd3 gene encoding histone-lysine N-methyltransferase NSD3 isoform X2: MDFSFSFMQGIMGNTIQQPPQLIDSANIRQEGTCDTGSDPGEDGGPSYDAALDAEFPYPPSASEDMPQVPNGYPPGLGMYEPQAKFSMYSQFPNGSANGYGAVRSYGDHGLMPGEGTVLRGPGLQERPLSPVSPPLPTHHPHLHHHHHHHPHHHHAHHFHSNPPHIQTHSHPQSPPPQPLPSQHHLPQTPHIMTHNLPPPPPLHLPSSSPPPSLVDSTPSSQPAHAPSITPSGVLKKTSSPEIKLKIIKTYQNGKELFESALCGDLLQELQKESQKNEAAQMQRRHERKKEKRKKSARLQLQVQEQSLESSQTQAGTTGQTEDTHVQPQPKETPPAQTEKPQKTVIKTEPKTPKVPKVHHPSVIQETGFCKEFVIGDLVWSKVGTYPWWPCMVSSDPQMKVHTRINTRGHREYHVQFFGSVAERAWIHEKRIVMYQGKQQFDELQADTLRKTTNQVERSKLLKPIPQRERTQWEVGVGHAEDAFVMTRQERIDNYTFIYVDPDPTEAPPSKKPNIRAEKRSRRSSGSISSISSVGKKDDGRVKSPDREQPPRRQLPRRQCSVSNTDDNANSQASSEEKNQRGDQRKSGSPKQNAGCDARTRQDSPPPVRAWKTAAARKLLPLSITMKRLNVEITKCDWPLLQKKAAPSPKKDKEEENEERVEREARQPDLGYCSPEDSRAKPEPSPEEEEDGDEGEEEGEERRGSPASRRSEEGGMQQTSSPGSHHSSPHGSQERKLQRRSVRSRSESERGTDPVPKKKTKKEQAEMAPETTLRTGSQKGASEISDACKPLKKRSRASTDVEMASSQYRDTSDSDSRGLNDPQGLFGKSLDSPAAADADASDTQSVDSGLSRQDSSTGKRDTVCQICEVYGEGLVVCEGECSRQFHLECLGLSSPPEGRFTCLECRNGNHPCFSCKTAGREVTRCSVSGCGCYYHEDCVRKLPGTTSSSGGGFTCPQHSCSTCCLERDLQRASKGRLIRCIRCPLAYHTGDSCVAAGSVIITHHIMICSNHGSAKRNGLLSSPVNVGWCFLCARGLLVQDLTDTILSSYAYKSHYLLTESNRAELKLPMIPSPSSATKKNVGKGGKLLCCDSCPASFHPECLEMEMPEGSWSCSDCRAGKKPHYKQIVWVKLGNYRWWPAEICNPRLVPSNIQSLRHDIGDFPVFFFGSHDYYWINQGRVFPYVENDKNFVTGQININKTFKKALEEAARRFQELKAQRESREALEQERNSRKPPPYKFIKSNKPVGKVQVHVADLSEIPRCNCRSTDEHPCSLDSQCLNRMLQYECHPQVCPAGDTCENQCFSKRLYAETEVIKTDGRGWGLRTNQALRKGDFVTEYVGEVIDSEECQQRIKRAHENHVTNFYMLTLTKDRVIDAGPKGNSSRFMNHSCSPNCETQKWTVNGDVRIGLFTLCDIEAGTELTFNYNLHCVGNRRTSCHCGSDNCSGFLGVQPTSAVVMEKEEKARNAKLKPKKRKMRMEGKHTHEYFCFCCGEGGELVMCDRKDCPKAYHLLCLNLTKPPYGRWECPWHDCSVCGAPASSLCDFCPRSFCRDHEAGALTASSLEDRPCCSSHNPLSPLGSSSSSTQPRRSAMSPAKVKEEPEESGQSATE; encoded by the exons ATGgatttctccttctctttcatGCAAGGGATCATGGGAAATACAATTCAGCAACCCCCTCAGCTCATTGACTCAGCCAACATCAGACAGGAAGGCACCTGCGACACCGGCAGTGACCCAGGTGAGGATGGTGGTCCCTCCTATGATGCTGCCCTGGATGCAGAGTTTCCTTACCCGCCATCAGCCTCGGAGGACATGCCGCAGGTCCCCAATGGCTACCCACCGGGTCTGGGCATGTACGAGCCGCAGGCCAAGTTCTCCATGTACTCGCAGTTCCCCAACGGCTCGGCCAATGGCTACGGGGCCGTACGGAGCTACGGAGATCACGGCCTCATGCCAGGCGAGGGCACGGTCCTGAGAGGCCCCGGTCTCCAGGAGAGACCCCTGTCCCCCGTGTCTCCCCCACTGCCCACACATCACCcgcacctccaccaccaccaccaccatcacccgcATCACCACCACGCGCACCACTTCCACTCGAACCCGCCTCACATTCAAACCCACTCGCACCCGCAGAGTCCTCCGCCGCAGCCGCTGCCCTCCCAGCACCACCTGCCCCAGACGCCTCACATCATGACCCACAATCTCCCCCCGCCTCCCCCCTTACACCTGCCTTCCTCCAGTCCTCCCCCGTCCCTTGTGGACAGCACGCCCTCGTCTCAACCCGCTCACGCCCCGTCCATCACCCCCAGTGGGGTGCTGAAGAAAACCAGCTCTCCGGAGATCAAGTTGAAGATCATCAAGACGTATCAGAACGGAAAAGAGCTGTTTGAATCTGCGCTGTGTGGAGACCTGCTGCAAGAACTGCAG AAGGAGTCTCAGAAGAATGAGGCTGCTCAGATGCAGCGCAGAcatgagaggaagaaggagaagaggaaaaagagtGCGAGGCTGCAGCTGCAGGTCCAGGAACAGAGCCTGGAGTCCAGCCAAACACAGGCAGGTACCACGGGCCAGACGGAGGACACCCACGTCCAGCCTCAGCCGAAAGAAACACCGCCGGCCCAGACAGAGAAGCCTCAGAAGACCGTTATCAAAACTGAACCAAAGACGCCGAAG gTTCCGAAGGTCCATCATCCGTCAGTGATCCAAGAGACGGGTTTCTGTAAGGAGTTTGTAATTGGAGATCTGGTGTGGTCCAAGGTGGGCACTTACCCCTGGTGGCCCTGCATGGTCTCCTCTGACCCACAGATGAAGGTCCACACTCGCATCAACACCAGAG GCCACAGGGAGTATCATGTCCAGTTCTTTGGCAGCGTCGCTGAGCGAGCGTGGATCCATGAGAAGAGGATAGTCATGTACCAGGGGAAGCAGCAGTTTGATGAGCTTCAGGCCGACACTCTGCGCAAAACCACAAACCAAGTAGAGAGGAGCAAA CTTCTGAAGCCGATCCCTCAGCGTGAGCGCACTCAATGGGAAGTGGGAGTGGGCCACGCCGAGGATGCCTTCGTCATGACACGGCAGGAGCGAATTGACAATTACACCTTCATCTACGTCGACCCAGACCCTACCGAAGCCCCGCCCAGCAAGAAACCCAACATCAGAGCTGAGAAACGAAGCCGACGCTCCAGCGGCTCCATCAGCTCCATCAGCTCCGTCGGGAAGAAGGACGACGGACGTGTGAAGTCACCAGACAGAGAGCAGCCGCCGCGAAGGCAGCTGCCACGGAGACAGTGTAGTGTCTCAAACACAGACGACAATGCAAACTCCCAGGCCTCAAGCGAAGAGAAGAACCAGAGGGGGGACCAACGTAAAAGCGGCTCGCCGAAACAGAATGCCGGCTGCGACGCACGAACACGGCAGGACTCGCCACCTCCAGTCAGGGCGtggaaaacagcagctgcaAGGAAGCTGCTGCCTCTCTCCATCACTATGAAGAGGCTGAATGTGGAGATCACAAAGTGTGACTGGCCCCTCCTGCAGAAAAAAGCTGCTCCGTCTCCAAAGAAggacaaagaagaagagaacGAGGAGCGAGTGGAGAGAGAGGCCAGGCAACCCGACCTGGGATACTGCTCACCTGAG GACAGCAGAGCTAAACCTGAGCCCAgtccagaggaggaggaagacggggatgaaggggaggaagagggagaggagaggagaggctcCCCTGCCAGTCGGAGGAGTGAGGAGGGAGGGATGCAGCAGACCTCTTCTCCTGGATCACACCACAGTAGTCCTCATG gttctCAGGAGAGGAAGCTGCAGCGGCGGTCGGTCAGGAGCAGGTCTGAGTCAGAGAGAGGCACCGATCCCGTCCCTAAGAAGAAAACCAAAAAGGAACAG GCTGAGATGGCTCCAGAAACCACGCTGAGGACGGGTTCACAGAAAG GAGCCAGTGAGATCTCAGATGCGTGCAAGCCCCTGAAGAAGCGAAGCAGAGCGTCAACAGATGTTGAGATGGCTTCATCTCAGTACAGAGACACGTCTGATTCGGACTCCAGAGGCCTCAACGATCCACAG GGTTTATTTGGTAAGAGTCTTGacagtccagcagcagcagatgcagaCGCTTCAGACACTCAGTCGGTGGACTCCGGTTTATCCCGTCAGGACAGCAGCACCGGCAAGAGAGACACTGTGTGCCAG atcTGTGAGGTGTATGGCGAAGGTTTGGTAGTGTGTGAAGGTGAATGCAGCAGACAGTTTCACCTGGAGTGTCTTGGTCTGTCGTCCCCACCTGAAGGCAGATTCACCTGCCTGGAATGTCGAAATG GCAATCATCCTTGTTTTAGCTGTAAAACAGCGGGCCGGGAGGTGACCCGCTGCTCTGTGTCTGGATGTGGTTGTTACTACCATGAGGATTGTGTGCGTAAACTCCCAGGCACCACCAGCAGCTCCGGCGGAGGCTTCACCTGCCCTCAGCACAGCTGCTCAACCTGCTGCCTGGAAAGGGACCTGCAGCGAGCCAGTAAAG GTCGCTTGATTCGCTGTATCCGCTGTCCGTTGGCGTATCACACGGGCGACAGCTGCGTGGCGGCAGGCAGCGTCATCATCACCCATCACATCATGATCTGCAGCAACCATGGCAGCGCCAAGAGGAACGGCCTCCTCAGCTCCCCGGTCAACGTGGGATGGTGCTTTTTATGTGCCAGAG GGCTGTTAGTGCAAGACCTTACTGACACCATATTAAGTTCATATGCCTATAAGTCCCACTACCTTCTGACTGAGTCAAATCGTGCTGAGTTGAAATTACCTATGATTCCCTCTCCTTCGTCAGCTACCAAAAAGAATGTTGGGAAAG GAGGCAAGTTGCTGTGCTGCGACTCATGTCCAGCTTCCTTCCACCCGGAGTGTCTGGAGATGGAGATGCCGGAGGGCTCGTGGTCCTGCAGTGATTGCAGGGCAGGGAAGAAACCTCACTACAAACAAATTGTCTGGGTCAAGCTGGGCAACTACAG GTGGTGGCCTGCAGAGATCTGCAACCCTCGCTTGGTACCATCAAACATTCAAAGCCTTCGCCACGATATCGGAGACTTCCCCGTCTTTTTCTTCGGCTCCCACGACTACTACTGGATCAACCAGGGCCGCGTCTTCCCGTACGTGGAGAACGACAAGAACTTTGTCACGGGTCAgatcaacatcaacaaaaccTTCAAGAAAG CTCTGGAGGAAGCAGCCCGACGGTTTCAGGAGCTGAAGGCACAGAGGGAGAGCAGGGAGGCTTTGGAGCAGGAGCGCAACTCTCGCAAACCTCCACCTTACAAATTCATCAAG TCCAACAAGCCAGTGGGGAAAGTGCAGGTGCACGTAGCCGACTTGTCAGAAATCCCACGATGCAACTGCAGATCAACAGATGAGCATCCCTGCAGCCTCGACTCACAGTGTCTCAACCGCATGCTGCAGTACGAGTGTCACCCACAG GTGTGTCCTGCAGGAGACACCTGTGAGAATCAGTGTTTCTCCAAGAGGCTTTATGCAGAAACCGAAGTGATAAAGACAGACGGGCGTGGCTGGGGCCTCAGGACGAACCAGGCTCTTAGGAAG GGCGACTTTGTGACGGAGTATGTGGGAGAGGTGATAGATTCAGAGGAGTGCCAGCAGCGAATCAAACGCGCCCATGAGAACCACGTGACCAACTTCTATATGCTCACCCTCACCAAG GATCGTGTGATAGACGCCGGCCCAAAAGGGAACTCGTCCCGGTTTATGAACCACAGCTGCAGCCCAAACTGTGAAACCCAGAAGTGGACAGTGAACGGTGACGTTCGCATTGGACTCTTTACCCTCTGTGATATCGAGGCTG GCACAGAGCTAACGTTCAACTACAACCTGCACTGTGTGGGCAACAGGAGGACGTCCTGTCACTGTGGATCAGACAACTGCTCTGGATTCCTCGGGGTACAGCCAACG AGTGCTGTGGTgatggagaaagaggagaaggcCAGAAACGCCAAGCTGAAGCCGAAGAAGCGGAAGATGAGGATGGAAGGCAAACACACTCATGAGtacttctgtttctgctgtggagaaggaggagagctGGTGATGTGTGACAGGAAGGACTGTCCGAAAGCGTATCACCTGCTGTGTCTCAACCTCACCAAGCCGCCATACG GACGCTGGGAATGTCCGTGGCATGACTGCAGTGTCTGTGGTGCTCCGGCTTCGTCCCTCTGTGACTTCTGCCCTCGATCCTTCTGCCGGGACCACGAGGCGGGAGCTCTCACCGCCTCCTCCCTAGAAGACCGCCCCTGCTGTTCCAGCCACAACCCTCTTAGTCCGCTgggctccagctccagctcgACCCAGCCTCGCCGCTCCGCCATGAGCCCCGCCAAGGTCAAAGAGGAGCCGGAGGAGTCGGGCCAGTCGGCCACCGAGTGA